A window of the Emys orbicularis isolate rEmyOrb1 chromosome 1, rEmyOrb1.hap1, whole genome shotgun sequence genome harbors these coding sequences:
- the LOC135894564 gene encoding P2Y purinoceptor 8-like → MGKLPNSTIEMLKNQMLQTTLPALYLFIFTISIPLNSISLWFLCRHSRPWTPTIVFSINLTITDLLYSMLLPFQVVYHLRGNDWPFGQVLCRIITVLFYANMHCSVLTMTSICLERYLGIVHPLTHRTMRPIRTALLTCVLIWIFVLLLHLPLMKTELTFQVEELQITTCFDILPKAMFPSRNHFIAYFGSQVLLCFLLPLLIMAFCYTLVIRTLLNSPPTQLREIKKQTMYLIIVLLIVFVVCYVPNIVISIIHFVYTTQNKTAYVEYKLSLALNSLNCCFDPLVYFFGSKEFRQKIQKKLCKCMPDIFSDMVNTFSEQDVPITSREHAPNN, encoded by the coding sequence ATGGGAAAACTGCCAAACAGCACCATAGAGATGCTTAAGAACCAAATGCTGCAGACCACTTTGCCTGCCCTCTACTTGTTCATCTTCACCATCAGCATTCCCCTCAACTCTATCTCTTTGTGGTTCCTTTGCCGCCACTCAAGGCCTTGGACTCCCACCATTGTGTTTTCAATTAACCTGACAATCACAGACTTGCTCTACAGCATGCTCCTCCCTTTTCAAGTGGTCTACCACTTACGGGGAAATGACTGGCCCTTTGGACAGGTTCTGTGCCGCATCATAACTGTGCTATTCTATGCAAACATGCACTGTTCTGTTTTAACCATGACGAGCATCTGCCTAGAGCGCTACCTGGGAATTGTTCACCCGCTGACGCACAGGACCATGAGACCCATTAGAACAGCTCTCCTGACATGCGTCCTCATTTGGATATTTGTTTTACTGCTGCACCTCCCACTCATGAAGACAGAGCTCACCTTCCAGGTAGAGGAGCTGCAGATAACCACTTGTTTTGATATATTGCCCAAAGCTATGTTTCCTTCAAGGAATCATTTCATCGCCTATTTTGGCTCTCAAGTTCTTCTGTGCTTTCTCCTACCTTTGCTAATAATGGCATTCTGCTACACCTTAGTCATTCGGACTCTTCTCAATTCCCCTCCCACACAACTAAGGGAAATTAAGAAGCAGACAATGTATTTGATAATAGTGTTGCTTATAGTCTTTGTAGTATGTTACGTGCCCAATATTGTGATATCAATCATCCATTTCGTCTATACTACCCAAAATAAGACTGCTTATGTGGAATATAAGCTGTCTCTGGCTTTGAATAGCCTTAATTGCTGCTTCGATCcacttgtttatttttttggttcCAAAGAGTTTCGACAAAAGATACAGAAGAAGCTCTGCAAATGCATGCCTGATATATTCAGTGACATGGTCAACACCTTTTCAGAACAAGATGTGCCAATAACATCCAGAGAACACGcgccaaataattaa